In the genome of Luteitalea pratensis, the window TCGGTCACACCCTCGCGTCGCAGCAGCTCGAGCTGCCAGGCAATGAAGGGGCGCCCGGCCACGTCGACCAGGGCCTTCGGGATGGTCTCGGTGATCGGCCGCAGGCGGGTGGCCAGCCCTCCGGCCAGCAGCGCCACCGGCAGCATCGCGTCGTTCGCGCCCGCCATGATCAGGACTGCGTCACGACGGCGGTGCCTTCGAAGTCGAAGCGGAAGCGCACCTCCTGCAGGCCCGCCTCACGCAGCGCCCGCCGCAGCCGCGCTTTGTCCTCGGCATAGAACATCAGGAACCCGCCACCGCCGGCGCCAATCAGCTTGCCCCCCACCGCGCCGTTCTCGCGCGCCAGGTCGTACCACGCGTTGATGTGCGGGTTGCTCATATTCGCGGAGCGCTTCTTCTTGTGCTCCCAGTGCACGTTCATCAACTCGCCGAAGTGGTGCAGATTCCCGGCCTCGAGCGCCTCCTTGCTCTCGCGCCCGAGCTCCTTGATGAAATGCAGGTTGGCGACCATCTCGCGGTCGTTGTCCTTGCTCTTGGTGTCCTGCTCCTGGAGGATCGCCGACGCAGATCGCGAGTAGCCGGTGAAGAACAGCAACAGGTTGTCTTCGAGTTCGTACACCGTGTCCGGCGCGACCTTCAGCGGCCAGGCCTCGACCTTGCCGTTGGGCAGGTAGCGGAAGCAGGTCAGGCCGCCGTAGGCCGCGATGTACTGGTCCTGCTTGCCGATCGGTTCGCCGAGCTTGTCGATCTCGATCTCGCAAGCCTGTTCGGCGAGCTCCTCGGGATGGACCAGGTGCTTGCGGTGCGCATGCAGGGCCTTGAGGAGCGCCGTCGTGAAGCTGCCCGACGAGCCGAGCCCGGTCCCCGCCGGAATGTCCGCCATGCTGGCGATTTCCAGAAACGGCGCCTCGACCCCCGTCATGCGCATCGCTTCCCGTACGATCGGGTGTTGCACGTCTTCGACCCGTTCGACGCGTTCGAGCTTCGAGTACTTCACGATCAGCTCCGGCACGAACGTGCGGTGCACCGTGATGTAGACGTACTTGTCGATGGCCGCGGCGACGACAAAGCCGCTGTGCTCGCGGTAGTACGACGGCAGGTCCGTGCCGCCGCCACCGAGGGAGATGCGTAGGGGACTGCGCGTGATGATCATGACTTGACGGCGCCCAGCGGCTCACCGAGCGCGGGCGACATGGCGTACAGCGTCTCGACGATGCGCAGTGCGGCGACGGCATCCTCGAGGCCACCGTTCACGGGCGTGCCAGTGGCGATGCAGTCGAGCACGTGCGCGAACTCGGCGTCCCAGGACGCGTCGGCGCCGGGGTACTCGTGGATCGTGGTCTCGGGTGGCCCCATCTGCGGCAACATGCGGTAGACCGACAGGCGTTCGGTCCCGTAGCTGCCCCCAAGACCCTCGATGTGCAGCTTCGCGTCGCGGGCATAGATCTCGAAGGAGAACAGGTTCTTCCACTCCGTGCAGCTGGCCTGCAGCCACGCGATCTGTCCGCCGGGCGTCCGCAGCAGAGCGAAGCCGTTGTCCTCGACCTCCCAGTTCCAGAAGTAGCGGCTCACCTGTCCCTGGACCGAGGTGAATTCGCCGGCGAACCAGCGCGCCAGGTCGATCAGGTGCACGCCCTGATCCAGCATCTCGCCGCCCCCGGAGATGGCTGGTGTGCCACGCCACTCCCTCTCCATTCCCAACCGGCCGCCCTGGCCGTACCTGCCGCGGATGAACATCAACGGACCGCACGTCCCCGACTCCCAGATCTCGCGCGCCTTCACGAACGCCGGATGGAAGCGGTGATTGAAGCCCACCTTGACGACCAGACCGCGTGCGTGCGCCGTGGCCACGAGGGGTTCGAGTTCGACGCTGCGTCGTGCCGCCGGCTTCTCGACGATCACGTGCTTGCCAGCGTCGATCGCCGCGCCGACCAGCGCCGCCAGCGCATCGTTGGTGGCGGCCAGAGCGACGAGCTGGATGTCCGGATTGGCGATGACGTCGAGTGGCGCCGCTGCCACGACGCATCCGGGATGTTGCGCCGCCAGGCTTGCCGCGCGCTCGTGGTGCAGGTCCGCCACTGCCACCAGGCGATGCGGCGCACGGATCACGGCCGCGCGCTTGCGCCCGATCAACCCGCACCCGACGATGCCGACGTTCACGAGGGAGTGCCCCATTGCTTGCCGCGATCCTCGGGCACGATGCGCCGCAGCGTGTAGATGTCCGATCCGCGAAGCTGCTCGGCCAGCTGCGGCAATTCGGCCCACGGGTCCCAGACCGCGCTGATCAAACGGCCGCTGACGCCGCGCGCCGCCGGTGACGCCAGAAAGGCGCACAACTCCGCGCCGCGGTCCAGCGGCGTGCCGCCAGAGGCCTTCTGCTTCAGCGCCTGCGCATAGAACGCCTCGCCCACCCGCTCGGCGCCGGCGTCCAGGACCTCGTCGAGCAAACGCGTGTTCAGCGCGCCAGGAGCGACGGCATTCACCGTGATGCCTGCGTCGGCCACTTCTTCGGCGAGCGTCTCGCCGAAACGGACCAGGGCCGCCTTGGACGCCGCGTAGGCACTGAGGAACGGCATCGGCTTTGTCGCGCCACCACCGGACAGGAGCACGATGGCGCCGTGTCCCTGGGCCCGCATGTGCGGCAGGGCCGCACGGCAGCACAGCACCGCGCCGCCGAGGTTGATGGTGATGGCGTCGGACCACTCCTGCCAGTCGACGGTCTCGATCGGCCCCTTCGGCCCGTACACGCCGGCATTGCACACGAGCACGTCGAGTCCGCCGAAGGCCGACACGGCGGCCGCGACCATCGCCTCGACGTCGGCCGGACGGCTCACGTCGGCAGGCATCCACTGCACCATGTCCGGCGACGCCGCGAGAGCCTGCAGCGCCCGGCCCGACTCGTCGAGCCGTGCCGCGTTTCGCGCGCATAGGAAGACCCGCGCGCCTTCCTGCACGTACCGGCGCGCCACGGCCTCGCCGAACCCCTGATTGGCGCCGGTCACCAGCGCGCGCACACCTTGCAGTGTCATTCCGCTGTCCCCACCGTCACGTACTGCAGACGCCGGTCACCCTGCAGGGCCGTCGCCAGAAAACCCGAAGCATCGAGCACCGGCGTCGACGTCCTGGTGGCTGCGAACGTGTCGGCCGTGATTTGCCGGAACTCCGGCCACTCGGTGGCCACGACCACGGCGTCGGCGTCGAGAAGCGCGGCACTGGCGTCGCCGACGAGACGGACGCCGGCTGGCAAGCCATCGGCGCCAGCCCGCACCAGCGGATCGAACGCCGTCACCTGCGCGTCCTCGGCAACGAGGCCCTCGCACAACTCCACCGCCGACGACCGACGAAGGGTATCGGTGCCGGGCTTGTAAGTGAGGCCGAGGATGGAGATCCTCGCGCCGCGCAGTGACGGCAACAGAAGCCGCAGCGCCGCGAGCGCCCACCCGCGATGCGCATCGTTGCTGGCCCGAACGCCGTCGAAGAGCGGCGTCTCGACACCAACCGCTTGGCCCTGCGCAATCAGGTAGCCGATGTCGCGCGCCAGCGTTCCGCCGGCGTATGCACCTCCGGGCTTGACGTACGCCCTGGACCCGATGCGAACATCGGTCTTCAGCGCGCGCTCGACTTCGCGGGCATCTCCGCCGCTGCGCTCGGCAAGGCGCGCCAGCTCGTTGATGAAGACGACCGATGTGGCCAGGAACGCGTTGATGGCGTGCTTGGACAGTTCCGCGGACTCGACGCGCATGAACTCGAGGGGCGCGGCGAGGGGAGCGAGCAGCTCGCGAATCCTGTCAGCGTCGCCGGAGGTCCTTACGCCGAAGACGACCCGGTCTGGACGCGTGAACACTTCGATGGCCTTGCCCAGGCGCAGGTTCTCGGGGCTACTCGCAAAAGTCGCACCGCCCTCGGGCAGGGTGCGGCGATAGGCCTTCTCGAGACGCGCCACCGATCCCACGGGCACCTGCGACGACACGATGACCAGCGCCTCGGGATGCAGCACCGGGAACAGCGCCTCCACCCCTTGCAGCACGGCGCCAACATCGGCGCGATCCTGATCATCGACCGGCGTGTCCCATGCCACCCACACGAACGGCGCGCTTGCCAGCGCCGCCGGGTCGCTGCTGAACCGCAGTCGTCCGGCAGCGAGCCCCGCTTTCACGAGGTCGGCCAATCCCGGTTCGTGCAGCGGGGGTTCTCCTCGCGACAGGCCTTCGGTCACCGAGGCCTGCGGATCGAAGCCCAGCGTGGCAATCCCGAGCGAGGCGAGGCAAGCCGAGGTCACCGATCCGAGATGCCACAACCCGACGACGGCGACGCGGGGGACGAAGGATTCGCTCACCGCCGGAGTAGCCCCCTCGGGCCTCATGCGCGACGCTCCAGCAGCCACGTGTTGTCCTGCAGATACGCCAGGGTACGCAGGATGCCGTCGCGAATCGTCAGGCGGGGCTCCCAGCCGAGGCTGTTGACCCGTTCGGTGTCGAGGAGGATGAACGGACTGTCGCCAATCCAGCCGCGCTCGCCGCCGGTGTACTCGCGAACCGGCTGCACGCCGAGCGCTTCGCAGATGTAATCGAGCGACGTGTTGACCTCGACGTACTCCTTCGTGCCGAGGTTGTAGACGTTCACGGGCGCCTCGGCCTTGCTGGTCACGGCCAGCATCGCGTCGATGCAGTCCTGGACGTAGAGGTAGCTCTTGCGCTGTCGCCCGTTGCCGAGGACCTGGATCCGCGACGGGTCCGTCCGCAGCTTGTTGAAGAAGTCGAACACGTGCCCGTGCGTGTAGCGCTCACCGAGGATCGAGACGAACCGGAAGATGTACGCCTGGAAGCCGAAACCGGCCGCATAGGCCGCGAGCAACCCCTCCCCGGCCAGCTTGCTGGCCCCATACAGCGACGTCTGGATGGGAAACGGCGCCGTCTCTGGCGTCGGGAAGACGTCGGGTTCGCCGTAGATGGAACCCGTCGACGAGAACGCGATGCGGCGCGCACCGGCGCTGCGCATGGCCTCGAGGACGTTGTAGGTGGCAATCGTGTTCTGTTCGAGATCGCGCCTGGGATGCTGCGTGCCGAACCTGACATCGGCGTTGGCCGCCAGGTGGAAGACGAAATCACATCCCGCCATCGCCGCGGTCAGCGTCTCGAGATCCAGCACGTCGCCCCGCACGAAGCGGAACCGCTCCGACTGCCTCGCCGGCTCGAGGAACTCGCCGAGCCCGGTACTCAGATTGTCGTAGCCCACGACGTCGTGGCCGGCGGCCAGCAGCCGGTCCACGAGGTTGCTACCAATGAAACCGGCAGCGCCGGTCACGCACACTCGCTGCACGCGCCCTCCTCAGGGCTCGTGGATCGCCAGCATCCGATCGATGCCGACGGCCACTCGAAAAACCGCAGGTACTGAATCCGGGAGCGGCCGTACCGATGGTCACGGACGCGACGAGGACGGCACGGGCACCCGTCGCGGCGCCGCCCTCCGGTGCATCCAGCGGACCGACAGCACGTCGCGGACATTGCGGACGTTACCCGCGATCAGGTCCAGCCGGCTGTCGCCATCGTCGCGCCAGCGGACCGGCACCTGCTCGAGGCGGTAGCCTGCGCACTTGGCGAGATACAGGATCTCGACGTCGTACATGTAGCCGTCGATCTGCTGTCGTGTGAACAGGTCGCGCGCGACATCGCCGCGGAAGAACTTGAAGCCGCACTGCGTGTCGGCAATGCCGTTGAGGCCGACCGCGGCGTGCATGAACAACGCGAAACCGCGCGAGCCGACCCGCCGGTACAGTTTCTGGGGCCGCTCGATGAGCGCGGCCTCGCCGGCGCGTGACCCGATGACGAGGTCGGCCCCGCCCGTGAGCAGGGGCAGCACCTTGTCGAGTTCGTCGATCGGCGTCTTGTTGTCGGCGTCCGTGAAGCCGATGATGTCGCCGGTGGCGAGGGCCACACCCTCCCGGATGCCGCGACCTTTGCCGCGACGCTCGGGAGACCCGATGACGACGATGCCCGGACGCGCGGCGGCAAGCGCGCTCACCAGTTCACGAGTGCTGTCCGTGCCGTCGGCAGAGACGATGATCTCCGACGCCAACCCCTTGCGCTCGAAATACTCGAGCGCATCGGTCACCGTGCCGACGATGCGCTCGGCTTCGTTGTACGCGGGGATGACCAGACTTATGGCGGGCATGGATAGCTAGGCCGGGCGCGGTCTGCTCGGCAAACGTCCCTACTCTAGCAGATGGTCCCGGCCCGTCCGATCATCTGGGCCGTTGTGCCACAGCCGCCTCGACTCCCGCCCCTTATTCCGTCATGTCCCTGCGCGGCACGGCTCGAACTGCCACACAGAGATTCAACGTCTGCACCGGTATGGGCAGGGGGAAGTATGACCGCCACGCGATGTCGAAGTACTTGTCGAATTCCACCAGGATCTCTTCAAGGCTGCTGACATGTTCGTTCCGGATGATCGGCGTGTAATCCATCCGAAACTGTTTCCGGAACAGCCGCTCTGCTGAGATCTTGCGCGCCAGTCCGTAGGCGAGGCCACCTTCGCACGGCATGACCACGTCCAGATACCCTCCGGGCCGCAGCAGGCGGTGCATCTCGGCCAGAGCCAGCGGCAGATTCCGTAGATGCTCGAGTACGTGGATCACAACGATGCGGTCGAAGAAACCGTCAGTCCACACCTGGCGTGCTTCGATGGAGCCACAGACGACACGATCGGCCGGGAAGGCCTTCGCGAGCTCGTCGCAGAACTCCTGACGATACTCGAGGCAGTAGTAGTCCTGACGCTGCAGATCTTCGAACTTGCTATGGGCGCCCAGCCCCGCGCCGACCTCGAGTGTGCGGGTGCCTTCGCGCACTGGCAGCGTTGCAACGGCACCGTGGTTGAACTTCTCGATCAGGCCATATTTCGCAGGAAGCTCCTCGTGCCAGAGCTTCATGAACCCCTCGCGCGCCGCCTCCTGCGCGGCGTTCAGGACGGGAGGATGCTTGGGCCACGTCGGCAGGCTGGAATCCTTGGGCATCTGTTCGTTCTGCAGTATGCGATGCCAATCTCTGGCACGAAAGCGGAGAGCGCCGCCTCCACGTGCGTGCCGCGTAGTGTATGTCGCCATGGCCACGAAGGCCAACGCGCGTCGCGCGACGTCAGGGCGTCGCGCAGTCCTGCGGTGAGCTGACCTGCAGGTCGTGAATGCCCAGCAGGAGTGTGCGGCGGTCGCCATTCGACAGGGTCGGGACGTTCGACTCATCCAGTGCCTCGAACCAGACTCGAGAGGTGCCCGCGGGTACATGCACAGGCAGGGCGAATGCGCCGTTCCCCAGTGTCGTTTCGTAGGACGCCCCGCCGGCGGTGATGCGAAGGCGGCGAACCGGCTTGCCCGACACCGAGGGGCCGAGCATGGCAACCCCGGTGAGTACCACCGATGCCGGCTCGCGCGCCGACACATCGACGACAGCCGCGTCGCGGCCAAGCCAGAAGAATGGCTGTCCGTTCAGGGCCTCCATGCCGTTGGGGTTCTCCACCGCGACAACCTTCGATGGATTTGCGCGCAGGCCGACGGAGAGGTCCGCTACGCCGAGAATGAGTTCACGTTGGTCCGCAGTCGCCGACGGCACGTTGGCCGCATCCATGGGAAGAAAACTGACAGTCGAGGTACCTGCTCGCACCGGCACCTGCAGCTGCAACTCGGGAGGCGTGACGATGACGATCCGCGGTGTCTCCCCAGCGTAAGTCACCTCGAGGCGCCGTGTCGGGCCACTGACACGGGGCCCGGGAAAGATCCTGGCGGACCAGACGAGACAGCCAGCCTGGGGCGTCACCACGGTGAACGTCGTGGCGCCCCCGCCCATCCAGAAGGTCTGTCGTCCACCCCCTTGTTCGAACCCATTGGGCGTCGAGCTCCGGGTGACCACCGCCCAGCCTTGCGGGTCTGTCGCCCACAGCCGGTATCGTCTGCTCTGCCAGGCCAGCGTCCACCCGCCGCCTTCGACGACCGGCCCGGGATCCCAGGCATCCGTGAGCAGGTACTGAACGGCAGACCAGGGCAGCGCATCCGACTCCACGGAGCGTCGCACGTGGTCCAGGTCGAAATACCCTCGCGTCGTGCCGAGGCGCATCTTGACGTCGCGAAGGAAGTACGTCGCCCAGTGCTCGGCCTCGGCGTCCTCGACGAACACGCCGATCGGCTTGTCCCCCACCAACGAGGCCACGTGTTCCGCGACCCGGAAGTCGCGCATGGTCGTCAGCTGTCCTTCCCTGACGAGGGGAAGCATCGAGCGGCCACCGGCAATCACCGGAATGGCGAGCAACACGAGCGCGCACGCACTGGCCAGCAGCCGCCGTCGATGCAGCGCGAACGAAGGGACCGCCTCGGTCGATGCAAGCAGCACCACCCACCAGCCCGACAGGATCATCTTGAAGGCCCCATACGGGTAAGCCTGCACGAACAAGAAGATCAACCCGCCCCCCAAGGGAATCACCGCAGCGGCGAGGAGGCCGTACTCACGACGACGGGCCCAGCGCACGAGTCCGGCAAGGAGCAGGGACGTCAGCAGGATGGCGACGAACGTGCGCGGCCAGAACAAGCGCAGGTACTGATGCTCGCCACCCAGCCCCCACAGGCCATTCAGGACGTGACGTGGGATGAGCAGCGCCAGGAAGCCGCCGGCACCCGGACGGACTCCCGACGACAGGCCAGCTGACGCCTGGCTGACGAAGAACCGCATCATCGTCGGGATGTTCGGTCCGAGCAGCACGAGCGTGGTGGCAGCCCCGAGCAACGCGCGGCTGACCGTGCCCGGGGCCCGCACCTGCCATACCTGCCAGGCGGCCGACAACGCCCACGCCGAGCCCATGACCATGCCGAATTCCGGATAGGCGTAGATCATCGCCGCCAGCCACGCGCCGAGGCCGATCCAGACGGCCGATGATGCAAGCGGCGAGACCCAGACCAAGGCCGTCATCGCCGGCCATGCGCTGAGTGCCACGAGGTTGTCGTAATTGGTCAGGTCAACGGCGTTCAACACCCAGCCCGACCCCACCGTACAAAGGACGAACAGGATGCGGTGCTCGTGGGCCAGCGCACGGACCTCCGCAACCAGGAGGCAGGCCGAGGCGAAGCTGAACAGCACTACGGCCAACAGGAGGCCGGCGGCGCGTTGCGTATCCCCCGGGCTCGTCAGGCACGACAGCAAGCCGAG includes:
- a CDS encoding UDP-glucose dehydrogenase family protein, giving the protein MSESFVPRVAVVGLWHLGSVTSACLASLGIATLGFDPQASVTEGLSRGEPPLHEPGLADLVKAGLAAGRLRFSSDPAALASAPFVWVAWDTPVDDQDRADVGAVLQGVEALFPVLHPEALVIVSSQVPVGSVARLEKAYRRTLPEGGATFASSPENLRLGKAIEVFTRPDRVVFGVRTSGDADRIRELLAPLAAPLEFMRVESAELSKHAINAFLATSVVFINELARLAERSGGDAREVERALKTDVRIGSRAYVKPGGAYAGGTLARDIGYLIAQGQAVGVETPLFDGVRASNDAHRGWALAALRLLLPSLRGARISILGLTYKPGTDTLRRSSAVELCEGLVAEDAQVTAFDPLVRAGADGLPAGVRLVGDASAALLDADAVVVATEWPEFRQITADTFAATRTSTPVLDASGFLATALQGDRRLQYVTVGTAE
- a CDS encoding NAD-dependent epimerase/dehydratase family protein — translated: MQRVCVTGAAGFIGSNLVDRLLAAGHDVVGYDNLSTGLGEFLEPARQSERFRFVRGDVLDLETLTAAMAGCDFVFHLAANADVRFGTQHPRRDLEQNTIATYNVLEAMRSAGARRIAFSSTGSIYGEPDVFPTPETAPFPIQTSLYGASKLAGEGLLAAYAAGFGFQAYIFRFVSILGERYTHGHVFDFFNKLRTDPSRIQVLGNGRQRKSYLYVQDCIDAMLAVTSKAEAPVNVYNLGTKEYVEVNTSLDYICEALGVQPVREYTGGERGWIGDSPFILLDTERVNSLGWEPRLTIRDGILRTLAYLQDNTWLLERRA
- a CDS encoding dolichyl-phosphate beta-glucosyltransferase, with the protein product MPAISLVIPAYNEAERIVGTVTDALEYFERKGLASEIIVSADGTDSTRELVSALAAARPGIVVIGSPERRGKGRGIREGVALATGDIIGFTDADNKTPIDELDKVLPLLTGGADLVIGSRAGEAALIERPQKLYRRVGSRGFALFMHAAVGLNGIADTQCGFKFFRGDVARDLFTRQQIDGYMYDVEILYLAKCAGYRLEQVPVRWRDDGDSRLDLIAGNVRNVRDVLSVRWMHRRAAPRRVPVPSSSRP
- a CDS encoding galactokinase; translated protein: MIITRSPLRISLGGGGTDLPSYYREHSGFVVAAAIDKYVYITVHRTFVPELIVKYSKLERVERVEDVQHPIVREAMRMTGVEAPFLEIASMADIPAGTGLGSSGSFTTALLKALHAHRKHLVHPEELAEQACEIEIDKLGEPIGKQDQYIAAYGGLTCFRYLPNGKVEAWPLKVAPDTVYELEDNLLLFFTGYSRSASAILQEQDTKSKDNDREMVANLHFIKELGRESKEALEAGNLHHFGELMNVHWEHKKKRSANMSNPHINAWYDLARENGAVGGKLIGAGGGGFLMFYAEDKARLRRALREAGLQEVRFRFDFEGTAVVTQS
- a CDS encoding Gfo/Idh/MocA family protein, with product MGHSLVNVGIVGCGLIGRKRAAVIRAPHRLVAVADLHHERAASLAAQHPGCVVAAAPLDVIANPDIQLVALAATNDALAALVGAAIDAGKHVIVEKPAARRSVELEPLVATAHARGLVVKVGFNHRFHPAFVKAREIWESGTCGPLMFIRGRYGQGGRLGMEREWRGTPAISGGGEMLDQGVHLIDLARWFAGEFTSVQGQVSRYFWNWEVEDNGFALLRTPGGQIAWLQASCTEWKNLFSFEIYARDAKLHIEGLGGSYGTERLSVYRMLPQMGPPETTIHEYPGADASWDAEFAHVLDCIATGTPVNGGLEDAVAALRIVETLYAMSPALGEPLGAVKS
- a CDS encoding SDR family NAD(P)-dependent oxidoreductase, with the translated sequence MTLQGVRALVTGANQGFGEAVARRYVQEGARVFLCARNAARLDESGRALQALAASPDMVQWMPADVSRPADVEAMVAAAVSAFGGLDVLVCNAGVYGPKGPIETVDWQEWSDAITINLGGAVLCCRAALPHMRAQGHGAIVLLSGGGATKPMPFLSAYAASKAALVRFGETLAEEVADAGITVNAVAPGALNTRLLDEVLDAGAERVGEAFYAQALKQKASGGTPLDRGAELCAFLASPAARGVSGRLISAVWDPWAELPQLAEQLRGSDIYTLRRIVPEDRGKQWGTPS
- a CDS encoding class I SAM-dependent methyltransferase → MPKDSSLPTWPKHPPVLNAAQEAAREGFMKLWHEELPAKYGLIEKFNHGAVATLPVREGTRTLEVGAGLGAHSKFEDLQRQDYYCLEYRQEFCDELAKAFPADRVVCGSIEARQVWTDGFFDRIVVIHVLEHLRNLPLALAEMHRLLRPGGYLDVVMPCEGGLAYGLARKISAERLFRKQFRMDYTPIIRNEHVSSLEEILVEFDKYFDIAWRSYFPLPIPVQTLNLCVAVRAVPRRDMTE